A region from the Perca fluviatilis chromosome 16, GENO_Pfluv_1.0, whole genome shotgun sequence genome encodes:
- the ska2 gene encoding spindle and kinetochore-associated protein 2 isoform X1 — METTVEKLEAMFLKSEADLEYIEKRLKLDFINNAAENGCPAEENPALMLENLRAIKAKHTALCSQVKEISAAQKESMASIRSDLSSAMELVQHLQQTADVEVPPLTAPEQEAAELLGTAASETTTEVPPAVEASGPQQPLSSEYEELSEAMLETVPPSVRSNIKLADLNAFYQQLQQHLGNNSSSLSVQKMKQLKMKVSDAKLKVLQHLSLVELDRRGHVRLAM, encoded by the exons ATGGAGACAACAGTTGAAAAGCTTGAGGCGATG TTCCTGAAGTCCGAGGCAGACCTGGAGTACATCGAGAAGCGGCTGAAGCTGGACTTCATCAACAACGCTGCAGAGAATGGATGTCCCGCTGAG GAGAACCCGGCGCTGATGCTGGAGAATCTGAGGGCCATCAAGGCCAAACACACGGCGCTGTGCTCCCAGGTGAAGGAGATCTCAGCCGCGCAGAAAGAATCCATGGCCTCCATCAGGAGCGACCTCAGCAGTGCCATGGAGCTGGTCCAGCACCTCCAGCAGACTGCTGATGTGGAG GTTCCGCCGCTGACGGCGCCGGAGCAGGAGGCAGCGGAGCTCCTGGGTACAGCGGCCAGTGAGACCACAACAGAG GTGCCTCCTGCTGTAGAGGCTTCTGGCCCCCAGCAGCCACTGA GCTCTGAGTACGAGGAGCTGAGTGAAGCCATGTTGGAGACGGTTCCTCCCAGCGTGCGCTCCAACATCAAGCTGGCCGACCTCAACGCCTTCtaccagcagctgcagcagcacctCGGCAACAACAG CAGCTCCCTCAGTGTGCAGAAGATGAAGCAGTTGAAGATGAAGGTGAGCGATGCCAAACTGAAGGTCCTGCAGCACCTCTCTTTAGTCGAGCTGGACCGGAGAGGCCACGTTCGTCTCGCCATGTGA
- the ska2 gene encoding spindle and kinetochore-associated protein 2 isoform X2, giving the protein METTVEKLEAMFLKSEADLEYIEKRLKLDFINNAAENGCPAEENPALMLENLRAIKAKHTALCSQVKEISAAQKESMASIRSDLSSAMELVQHLQQTADVEVPPLTAPEQEAAELLGTAASETTTEVPPAVEASGPQQPLSSEYEELSEAMLETVPPSVRSNIKLADLNAFYQQLQQHLGNNSSLSVQKMKQLKMKVSDAKLKVLQHLSLVELDRRGHVRLAM; this is encoded by the exons ATGGAGACAACAGTTGAAAAGCTTGAGGCGATG TTCCTGAAGTCCGAGGCAGACCTGGAGTACATCGAGAAGCGGCTGAAGCTGGACTTCATCAACAACGCTGCAGAGAATGGATGTCCCGCTGAG GAGAACCCGGCGCTGATGCTGGAGAATCTGAGGGCCATCAAGGCCAAACACACGGCGCTGTGCTCCCAGGTGAAGGAGATCTCAGCCGCGCAGAAAGAATCCATGGCCTCCATCAGGAGCGACCTCAGCAGTGCCATGGAGCTGGTCCAGCACCTCCAGCAGACTGCTGATGTGGAG GTTCCGCCGCTGACGGCGCCGGAGCAGGAGGCAGCGGAGCTCCTGGGTACAGCGGCCAGTGAGACCACAACAGAG GTGCCTCCTGCTGTAGAGGCTTCTGGCCCCCAGCAGCCACTGA GCTCTGAGTACGAGGAGCTGAGTGAAGCCATGTTGGAGACGGTTCCTCCCAGCGTGCGCTCCAACATCAAGCTGGCCGACCTCAACGCCTTCtaccagcagctgcagcagcacctCGGCAACAACAG CTCCCTCAGTGTGCAGAAGATGAAGCAGTTGAAGATGAAGGTGAGCGATGCCAAACTGAAGGTCCTGCAGCACCTCTCTTTAGTCGAGCTGGACCGGAGAGGCCACGTTCGTCTCGCCATGTGA
- the tiprl gene encoding TIP41-like protein — MLASLSTMMSHGFKSSKQDYTFGPWTVTAARNHIMKSKDIERLAEEMNMPSLPEMMFGDNILRIQHTEGYGIEFNAIDALKRVNNMEDAVKVACAQEWQESRADSEHSKEVVRPYDWTYTTDYKGTLIGESMQLQVVKTAERIDMEKLKAREQIMFFDEVLLFEDELHDHGVSMISAKIRVMPTSFFLLLRFFLRVDGVLIRINDTRLYHEAGKNFMLREFSTRESQIAELKNVPAALYTEPNDIAQHLTLKLTECERLELPGMQPGSAVNDVLP, encoded by the exons ATGTTGGCCTCTCTGTCCACGATGATGTCCCATGGCTTTAAGAGCAGTAAGCAGGACTACACCTTTGGACCATGGACAGTTACTGCTGCCAGAAACCACATCATGAAATCCAAAGACATTGAACG GTTAGCGGAGGAGATGAACATGCCCTCCCTTCCAGAGATGATGTTTGGTGACAACATCCTGCGCATCCAACACACAGAAGGCTACGGCATCGAATTCAACGCCATCGACGCCCTTAAGAGAGTCAACAACATGGAGGACGCTGTCAAGGTGGCCTGTGCTCAGGAATGGCAGGAGAGCAG AGCTGACTCTGAACATTCCAAGGAGGTGGTGAGACCTTACGACTGGACATACACTACAGACTACAAAGGCACTCTTATAGGAGAAAGTATGCAGCTGCAG GTGGTGAAGACGGCGGAGCGTATCGACATGGAGAAGCTCAAGGCTCGGGAACAGATCATGTTCTTCGACGAGGTGCTGCTGTTCGAGGACGAGCTGCACGACCACGGCGTCTCGATGATCAGCGCCAAAATT AGGGTGATGCCCACCAGTTTCTTCTTGTTGCTGCGTTTCTTCCTACGAGTGGACGGAGTGCTGATCAGAATAAATGACACACGACTGTATCACGAG GCTGGGAAGAACTTCATGCTACGAGAGTTCAGCACGAGAGAAAGCCAGATAGCAGAACTGAAG AATGTTCCTGCTGCACTGTACACAGAACCCAATGACATCGCCCAGCACCTAACGCTGAAGCTGACAGAGTGTGAGAGGCTGGAGCTCCCTGGGATGCAGCCTGGGAGCGCTGTCAATGACGTCCTTCCGTGA